In Chloracidobacterium sp., the following proteins share a genomic window:
- a CDS encoding M1 family metallopeptidase, with amino-acid sequence MTIKKLYSFLLAATFAIAADTASGQRPRPDFNRPQTFDAQHYVLRASFDRVNKKVIGDTTVVLKPIASPFRTFDLDAVDLAFTSVTLEPDGANLQYQLSPGKVTITLPKNYGPDDTISVRLKYTAQPKKGVYFVAATKEHSEQIWTQGEPDEARHWFPSFDFPSDKATTEQYITAERGETVVGNGELLGKSDNGDNTETWHYKMPVPHSVYLVSFVIGKYAKVEDKYGDVPLGYYIYPGREQTARNAYGRTAEMMKAYEEVTGVKFPYNKYDQTVVATFQFGGMENITATTMADTEIMMADSDWGRNFTIDLVSHELAHSWFGDLVTCKNWAELWLNEGFATFMEAVYREKVFGRADYLAKVRTDAANFFIDDAITKRRHGLYNLRAGEVEKLFDTSAVTYNKGGVVLYMLREQVGDEAFWRAVNIYLERHKFASVETPDLLRAMEEASGQELDWFFDQWVYATGHPKLDVKRTYSARRKTLTLTVTQTQRIDPLIPSAFRLPVDLEIKTARGTATQKLDISKRVQTFALKVDGKPTVTKFDPASKLMLMTVKERPLVSVR; translated from the coding sequence ATGACGATCAAGAAGCTTTATTCGTTTCTCTTGGCCGCGACGTTCGCGATCGCGGCCGATACTGCATCCGGTCAACGGCCTCGCCCGGATTTCAATCGCCCGCAGACCTTCGACGCACAGCATTACGTCCTCCGAGCATCGTTTGACCGGGTCAATAAGAAGGTCATCGGTGACACAACGGTCGTGCTCAAGCCGATTGCCTCGCCGTTCAGGACCTTTGACCTCGATGCCGTCGATCTGGCGTTCACTTCAGTTACGCTCGAACCTGATGGGGCAAATCTTCAATATCAGCTATCGCCCGGCAAGGTAACCATCACGCTGCCAAAGAATTACGGGCCCGATGACACCATCTCCGTCCGCCTGAAGTATACCGCCCAGCCAAAGAAGGGCGTCTACTTTGTTGCAGCGACGAAGGAACACTCAGAACAGATCTGGACACAGGGTGAACCTGACGAGGCAAGGCACTGGTTCCCTTCGTTCGACTTTCCCTCGGACAAGGCAACCACCGAGCAGTACATAACTGCCGAACGGGGAGAAACCGTCGTCGGGAACGGCGAACTGCTCGGCAAGAGTGATAACGGCGATAATACCGAGACCTGGCATTACAAGATGCCGGTACCGCATTCTGTCTATCTGGTCTCATTCGTTATCGGCAAGTACGCCAAGGTCGAGGATAAGTACGGCGATGTCCCACTCGGGTATTACATCTATCCGGGCCGTGAACAGACGGCAAGAAATGCATATGGCCGCACAGCCGAGATGATGAAGGCCTACGAAGAAGTAACCGGCGTAAAGTTCCCCTACAACAAGTACGACCAGACGGTCGTCGCTACGTTCCAGTTTGGCGGTATGGAAAATATTACCGCGACCACCATGGCCGACACCGAGATCATGATGGCGGACAGCGATTGGGGCCGCAACTTTACCATCGATCTCGTCTCGCATGAGCTCGCCCATTCGTGGTTTGGTGACCTCGTTACCTGCAAGAATTGGGCGGAGCTATGGCTCAACGAGGGATTTGCTACCTTTATGGAGGCCGTGTACCGTGAGAAGGTTTTCGGCCGTGCGGATTATCTGGCAAAGGTCCGCACAGACGCGGCTAACTTCTTCATCGACGATGCGATCACAAAACGTCGGCACGGGCTCTACAACTTGCGCGCCGGCGAGGTCGAAAAGCTCTTTGACACTTCAGCCGTGACCTATAACAAGGGCGGCGTTGTGTTGTATATGCTTCGCGAACAGGTTGGCGACGAGGCGTTTTGGAGAGCGGTCAATATCTACCTTGAGCGTCACAAATTTGCCAGCGTCGAAACGCCCGACCTGCTCAGGGCAATGGAGGAAGCCTCGGGCCAGGAACTCGACTGGTTCTTTGACCAGTGGGTCTATGCAACCGGCCATCCGAAGCTCGATGTAAAGCGAACTTATTCGGCGCGAAGGAAGACGCTCACGCTGACTGTCACACAGACGCAGCGTATCGACCCGCTTATTCCGTCAGCATTCAGACTGCCTGTTGATCTTGAGATCAAAACGGCACGCGGGACGGCAACACAGAAACTCGAC
- a CDS encoding S9 family peptidase, whose product MKRFLSVFALVIVGVAAASAQFGINDLINVKRVGDPQLSPDGRTVAYVVGVVDKAANRTVNQVWIVGIDGRDQRQLTTGTSSASSPRWSPDGKKLAYVTGGQIWTMDGDDGGDKRQVTKLSSGASQPVWSPDGRWIAFLSEVYPACQTDECNKAEDDKAEASKVKAHVTERLLFKHWDSWTDRKRTHTFLISVGGGTARDITPGDFDSPPYGAASGTDMAFSPDGRYLAYLRNPDKVEAVSTNSDIYWYDLQANTTKNITQGMKGYDTSPVFTPDGKYMLFLSMATATFEADRNRIMRYDPRSGEIVELTRGFDLQASNIISSPDSRTVYFTAEERGHKPIFSVPVEPDFRLRIATHVNKVADAGYAANLDISPDGRTLTYLSSTAATAAEIFRVGSDGTGTAAVTNITGPGLDRFRLQKAEDLNWKGALNANVHGFIIKPAGFDPARKYPLVVLIHGGPQGAFNDNWGYRWNPQVWANQGYVVFMPNFRGSTGYGQKFVNEITGDWGGKAFIDLKNGVAEMVKKPYIDRSRIGGAGASYGGYMVDWLLGHNNDPRFKFKVFLSHAGVYNLESMATATEELWFVNWEFKGMPWENPVNYDRWSPHKFAKNFSTPTLVTAGELDYRVPYDQSLQLYTTLQLKGVPSKLVMFPDEGHWILKPQNSEFWHNQVMDWFRTYLKP is encoded by the coding sequence ATGAAGCGCTTTCTATCTGTCTTCGCATTGGTTATCGTCGGCGTCGCAGCGGCGTCAGCTCAGTTTGGCATCAACGACCTCATCAACGTAAAACGTGTGGGCGACCCGCAGCTATCGCCTGACGGCCGCACCGTCGCGTACGTCGTCGGAGTTGTTGACAAGGCCGCAAATCGCACTGTTAATCAGGTGTGGATCGTCGGCATCGACGGCCGCGATCAGCGACAACTCACGACGGGCACGTCATCGGCGAGCAGCCCGAGATGGTCGCCGGACGGCAAGAAGCTCGCATATGTAACGGGCGGCCAGATCTGGACCATGGACGGTGATGATGGCGGCGACAAACGGCAGGTCACCAAACTTTCGTCCGGAGCTTCACAGCCGGTCTGGTCTCCAGACGGGCGCTGGATAGCATTTCTCTCCGAGGTCTATCCAGCCTGTCAAACTGACGAGTGTAACAAGGCCGAAGACGACAAGGCAGAGGCCAGCAAGGTAAAGGCGCATGTCACCGAGAGGCTCCTCTTCAAACACTGGGACTCGTGGACCGATCGTAAACGGACCCACACCTTTCTCATCTCGGTGGGCGGAGGCACGGCCCGCGACATAACGCCGGGCGATTTTGACTCGCCGCCCTACGGCGCGGCGTCCGGCACGGACATGGCATTTTCGCCTGACGGCCGCTACCTCGCTTACCTGCGAAATCCCGATAAGGTAGAGGCCGTGTCCACGAACAGCGACATCTACTGGTACGACCTCCAGGCGAACACTACCAAGAATATTACTCAGGGAATGAAGGGCTATGACACCTCGCCGGTCTTCACGCCGGACGGCAAGTATATGCTCTTCCTCTCGATGGCGACAGCCACGTTTGAGGCCGACCGAAATCGTATTATGCGATACGATCCGCGCTCCGGCGAGATCGTGGAATTAACTCGCGGCTTTGACCTTCAGGCCTCCAATATCATCTCTTCCCCGGACAGCCGAACCGTTTATTTTACCGCCGAAGAGCGTGGACACAAGCCGATCTTCAGTGTCCCGGTCGAACCTGACTTTCGCCTAAGGATCGCCACCCATGTCAACAAGGTCGCTGACGCAGGCTATGCGGCCAATCTCGATATTTCGCCGGACGGACGAACGCTGACGTACCTTTCCAGCACCGCTGCGACCGCAGCAGAGATATTTCGAGTTGGCAGTGACGGCACGGGCACGGCCGCTGTCACGAATATCACCGGGCCGGGCCTTGATCGCTTCCGCCTGCAGAAGGCTGAGGACCTCAACTGGAAAGGCGCGCTCAATGCGAACGTTCATGGCTTCATCATCAAGCCCGCGGGATTCGATCCTGCAAGGAAGTATCCGCTCGTCGTTCTTATTCACGGGGGCCCGCAGGGAGCCTTTAACGACAACTGGGGCTATCGGTGGAATCCTCAGGTCTGGGCCAATCAGGGTTACGTGGTCTTTATGCCGAACTTTCGCGGCTCGACCGGTTACGGCCAGAAGTTTGTCAATGAGATCACCGGCGACTGGGGCGGCAAGGCATTCATCGATCTAAAGAACGGCGTCGCCGAGATGGTCAAAAAACCTTATATTGACCGCTCGCGTATAGGTGGAGCAGGTGCAAGTTATGGCGGTTATATGGTCGATTGGCTGTTGGGACACAACAATGACCCGAGATTCAAGTTCAAGGTCTTTCTCTCTCACGCGGGCGTGTATAACCTCGAGAGCATGGCCACCGCGACCGAAGAGCTCTGGTTCGTCAACTGGGAATTCAAAGGGATGCCTTGGGAGAACCCCGTCAATTACGATCGATGGTCGCCACACAAGTTCGCTAAGAACTTCAGCACGCCGACTCTTGTTACCGCCGGCGAACTCGATTATCGCGTGCCATACGACCAAAGCCTGCAGCTTTACACGACGCTCCAGCTGAAAGGCGTGCCTTCAAAGCTCGTGATGTTCCCGGACGAAGGACACTGGATCCTTAAGCCCCAGAACTCCGAGTTCTGGCACAACCAAGTGATGGATTGGTTCCGAACATATTTGAAACCATGA